From Micropterus dolomieu isolate WLL.071019.BEF.003 ecotype Adirondacks linkage group LG21, ASM2129224v1, whole genome shotgun sequence:
atcaaaacaataataatatgaaaattaaagctgcaagcagcgttgggcgggccctcgcacttgtaagcgcgtccgcgcgtgagccggccgagttgcatattctggagctctgccggtgcggctgtgaatttcctacgcgtttccgacgccgcatgaatgtgctatatgtcacttcctctgtcccctatgtggagctacatagcacttgccgctatgaatataaatcggtattgacgtgtagatgtctgcggggtgggagagttatcaagcacgtaaagtttgtttcagatgtgaacatgtacactgaacaataatgtacccaaacaataaaataaattccttttatatttccctgccttgttgtttatgtgtacatacagaggaagaatgtgagaacagcacacatttcatcgttactgtgtgttagagcatgggagaacagtggatacttttaatacagcccacacccctaatactgtgtaactataacaagtagagaacagaagaNNNNNNNNNNNNNNNNNNNNNNNNNNNNNNNNNNNNNNNNNNNNNNNNNNNNNNNNNNNNNNNNNNNNNNNNNNNNNNNNNNNNNNNNNNNNNNNNNNNNtatccactgttctcccatgctctaacacacagtaacgatgaaatgtgtgctgttctcacattcttcctctgtatgtacacataaacaacaaggcagggaaatataaaaggaatttattttattgtttgggtacattattgttcagtgtacatgttcacatctgaaacaaactttacgtgcttgataactctcccaccccgcagacatctacacgtcaataccgatttatattcatagcggcaagtgctatgtagctccacataggggacacaggaagtgacatatagcacattcatgcggcgtcggaaacgcgtaggaaattcacagccgcaccggcagagctccagaatgtgcaactcggccggctcacgcgcggacgcgcttacaagtgcgagggcccgcccaacgctgcttgcagctttaattagtcTAAGTTTCCATTGGTTcacctcacttcatggcattgATGAgagcaattatttgacatttgggcatttctccctgTATATAGGGGGGTTTCGGAGTGTGACATAAATTCGAatttggggtatatttgggaaatgtttgtaaagtgtttttgtctaagtgttttatatttagggcatgaggttagaaattgcagctctgtctctacctgtcctgtgtcacactgggagcagagtctctcctcttgtggtagccagctctgtctgtggcgacccttttctatggccaggctatGTTCACTCTTCTGTGTTCAGTCTGTATGTtggcaacatttttcttagtttaggatattttattgtgctcaggtaatttgccagtgtgaattctctttttagggtcagataacttTGTAATTTacttgttttggttgtttctttgcagtattcaatatatttttctttctgcttgctgataatttggtttggtcggCTTGAGTTGGTTTTGCTGTCCTGAgggttggggacttgttactgcagagagccttgGGACCAGCTGGtcgaggggactcttctctggttatTATTTGGTACACAATGCAGTAAAAAGGGGACTTTCTGGAGTTGGGTTTATCCATTGTGgatacagaacaacacagaggaggagagaaagaaagaataatgtcTGAACAAGATTCTCCCTTGTTCAGACAGCAGTGCAACTTTcaaaattcttccatctcacggagaaaagaaatgcCAGGTCGGAACAGTGTCGAGAGGCTgccgcagctgttgtgtgaagacTAATTGTGTAGTTGGGCCATGGGGATGACATTAGATGTGATACGGATCAGAACATGCGGCCAAATGCTGAAGATCATATGGATTAGAACAGGACTGTGAATTTTCGTTTCTTTCCCTTCTGTGCATTTTTTTCAATGTAATTGTGTATTCAGAATTACtcatttagcagacgcttttatcaaaagcgatttacatttgagaaaacaacatacaagcatcaattaAACATCAATGCAGTAAGAGACACAAGTgacaataaatattattatatataattctGTAATTTGTTTCTACATTCTATAAAGTAAAGATGACTCGTTCACTTTTACATAGTTTGTTGCCAAAAATGCACACAGTCAAGCCATATATGTAGGGTGTTttacagaaaaaggaaacttaatTGCAAAAAACAATGGATTTCACATCTGTgatctgaaaaaaaacatgctagTGTTTTGacagaatgattttattttgagacaggattgctgtgttttgatagagtttgtgtatgtagagaatgttttgttgtattttgaaatgtaggGCAGAAAATGTACTATTTGGCTGTGCAGTAGGTATGTTGCTGTAAAATAGATAGGGGAGACTGGATATAGTTATAACACTTTCTGCTTAAGCAACTATAACTCACTAAATGTTTTTGCGAGAGTTTTAAAACTTTTACACAGAGTAACTATATTTGTTTAATTGGCACCAATGAAATCATCTACAAAAATATCACAGACCTTGTGAGTTGAAGTCAAATTCATGGTGTTCCTTTGTTCCAATCTAGGCCTACCCTACCAGGGGTAGGGTGTAACACATGCTGTGATAAGTTTTAACAATTTGACAAAATAAGCAAAAATGGATGCCACACTAGGAGATATGATTCAAAAACAGGtatagtgaaataaaagaacaatgtttttctctctctgtaacaGACTATGTCtggtatgtgtgtatgtaaatttgtCTACTAGAACAAACTTAACAGTATATTTAATACTACTACAATGTACCTAACTAAAGAACATCTTTGTACATCTTTGGGTCTAACAAAAAgtcagtcagtgcttgaagtgagCCAGTAGCCTACTCACCGGTATGCAGTTCTTTTTCATTAAGCAGAATTCAGCTGACATGCCATAGGCCTAGGCTACATATAACCACTCCGATCCGGTAAGTGGCGGTATGCACCTGTAAAGTTAGTTTGCTATCAGTAATaaacacaaagaagaagaagaagaactacAGAAGAAGACGCATATCCCAGGGCgcactgttgttgctgtgtccGACGTTACCAAACTATGCAGGTCAGATGTTGTAGGTGAGTTCTCAGGCAGTGAATCAGTCACCATCAGCTGATCCTTCACCGTTTCCAGGATGAGCGGCTTGCGGACCGTCCTGAGCTCCGCTGCGGTGGCCGCTCTATTGGGGATCGGCTACGGGATGTGGTGTGCGATCGCATCGGGAGAAGACAGGCGGAGAGAGCTCATCAAGGTGGTTCAGCAGACAGCTTTTCCGGTTACGGACAAATAAACGTTTTAAAAGAAACGTAACTAAACTAACACAAATTCACAGACTAAACtgtgtaggctactgtatgGGTTTATTGTGGTACCCGTTTGCGTGTTAATGGCGATGTTTGTTTAtgatttaaatgtttgattgatGACTTATATAGCCTAACGTTAATGTTCAGCAACTGACAGGCAAGATGCAGTAGTGTTGAGATTCTTTCTGTTTTATAAAACACTAACCTATACTTCCTTATGGAAATGTCTCTCTTTAACCCAATAACGTCCGGCTGCGGTAGTACCGCTCACGCAGCGCCCTCGCACACGCCGCGCTCCTCGCTCAAGCCACGCCCCTTTACGGTACAGTCTGGCTGTGTCCAAGGGCCTTTCCGAAATTGCTTGCTACTCCCTCTACATACTTCCACTCCGTTTGCGCGTTCAtgcggagggtccgccacatttagtgccatccgaaaccaatgagggcggagtggtagtgggttgttaaaccctcaGATGCCGAGTCAGCGccgatgctggcttgttgaaggtgtgtaacaccctttgctgtaAGATGGGGGATCTTTCTTTCAATTTGCGTTACGTGTGACTTCGCTGATTGACATATAGGATTTTTTATTTCGAAACTACACTGACATTGGGAtgtcaccattcacaggttaacaacgtagCTATATTAGCTATATTTCATATAGGCTAAAGTTCACTTAGGCTATATAGGCTTTTCTTTAGGctacaatgaatatcaatcttttcataaaagaatataatatttattttttgtaaatatataaagtcatgttcgacacaaacacaaaatgaatgacaaatgacAGTGAGTGCGGCGGTAATTTCAGATCCTATTTATACTGGGGAGAGAGGGTAGTTCGTCCGAAAGTCGCTGTATTTAAACCCTACGTGGgttagggagctcgatttggccTGGAGGGTGACTtcgaccagagttcactccgtgtcggagtggaagtggggagggtctagtttcggaaaggccccgAAATCTCCGCTCATTCGTTACTCCTTTCCCCATATGTAGGGAGTTGTATGTAgagcactatatagtgagctccctgcattattaaaataacactttCGGACACTACTCGGACCGTTACGTCATTGCCGTCAGACAAccagttttttttatcagcacaatgcatgatggtatgcagggcttggttagtgaccatcggttgtGCACTACTTTCCAAAATGCTttctgggatacattgagtggactatatagggtacAATAATTATCAACATGGCGGAgtccgaaatcacccactactcactatatagtggactatatagtgagctatatagtgagctcgtcattttgtagtgctgtccgaatgtatagtgaGAATTATAATTATTGGTGCCACTGACCTGAAGCACAGTCGCGTATTCATGCcaaggatggtgtgttcagtaacgcagtaacgcagcgttatttggattagtaactgtaataatattactgttttagaaaagtaattagttacactactagttactgagaaaaggaaaaactgAGTATTAACACAAAACAATGTTGTTACGTATCATCTCACTATTTTAAGTGGGTATACGGAAATCTTTACTGTTCCTTGTGGTTATACGGCGTATACCTGCGTATCACGTAGACTACACCACTGCTGGCAGCCTTCTTGGCCACCCAATGGGACGACATCTGTCACATCCTTTATTTCATGTCCCAGACCCAGTGCAATTCTGGAGAGAAAACTGATCACAATAGCTGTGGTGTTtatgttaaagaggtcatatttttttggcttttcccctttcGTTTAttgttatatcttttttgtgcatgtaatatgtttgcaaagtgaaaaagcccttGTCAACGTTGTGAAATATTGCACTTTTGAAAAGGCACATTGTTGATGAAACACAATTTGGTTCAGTTTAGgcacaaaactacttggttaggttaaaataactacattatttACCTTACGTAAGTTAAGTACTTCACCTAAATTAACTTACGTAGGTTAAGTAATGCTACTTGTGTAACTTGtgcaatgttgactttttgtttcacagaaGACTCGAACACCGATCTCCTGGTTGAATGTCCGGTTTCTGGCCCACTGTCTACCCCAACTACCCCCTTACTCGGACTTTGTTAAATATCCTACTCGGACTTTGTTAAATATCCAAACTTAccattagaaataaaatgttactctacagggctttccccagtGCATTGAAATATGAGGGGCTAAGGGGCTTCATTTGGTTTAGAGTGCGTAAAGACATTTGCTGCTATCTTGGCCCCCTTCCATTTAGATTTCTGTCCGTCTGGTCCCAACTTTCTCTAACATCACAAAACTTTTTTCGCAGTGATAATCTCACAAGATCAGAGCCCCTGTGTGTAGATTGGTACCTTTCTGAGCGAAAATATTTGTGCATAAATCTGAACAGGGGACATGGAAAGTAAAAAGAACTGCACCATGTTACAACCAGACTAGgaaggtaggtaggtttattgtcacaatataacaggttatatagtgaaattgagtttgtaactcccttctgctacatagcagacaatatacattaatacagaatcaattataaaaaataaacagaaacaaacctataatcaatggagcagtgctgaggataaattagagtttaagagtctgatagcttggggggacaaaagctgctctgcagtctggtggtgtggcagaagagacttctatatctcttcccagaatgcatgatggtggtgtcgtcaAACTTTACAACAGAGTTGCCACAACAGGATGCCATCATGGGTGTACAGCGTTAACAGgaggggctgagcacacagccctggggggctcctgtgttgagcactagagtggaggaggtgtgtccgCCAATCCGGACTGACTGGGATCTGTGAGGAAGTCCAGTATctagttgcagagtgttgtatttaaaccagAGCGCTGAGTTTACCGATaagtttcatggggagattgtgttgaatgctgagctgaaatccacaaacagcattctgatgtaggttttgtttttctcaaggtgtgtgagggctgagtggatggcagtggagatggcatcctctgtggatctgttggttctgaaagcaaactggtgagggtccaggctggctgggatgttgttctttatgtaagaaccagtttctcaaagcacttcatcagaatgtgTCACAGGGCGGTAGTCATTCAGAATAGAcgctgcagactttttaggtacaggaatgatggtggctgtcttgaagcaggtgggaaccctctcctgagacagtgagatgttgaaaatgtcagtgataacatcaactagctgattggctcaggtttttagtacacagccaggaatgttatcaggcccagctgatttactcatattcactcccAGCAGaactctcctcacatctgctgcgATAGTGacagtggccggtcctctggaggtggagtagactttacaactgactccttgttgaggagatcaaagtgaGCATAAAAGGTGTTCAGATCATCTGGTAACAatgcctcacacatgatgggggaactcctgcttttgtagcctgcGATGTTTTTGATGacctgccacatatctttggtgttgaggtctctctccagtctctgctaaCGAATTTAGGTAATACCGTGCTGAGATTTGTTTGATTTACATGTTTATATTGTAACAAAAAACCTACCTACCTGATGTCTCCGCTTCGCCTCTTTCAGTCTTGCTCTGGCGACGCTGTAAGCTTCTTTATCAGTCGACAGAAAAGCAGCTGTTTTGGCTCTGGACAGAGCCCTCACCTCACCATTCATCCAGGCCTTCTGattggggaatgattttatcgttttagtgatcaccacatcatcaacacatttgctgatttcactgatgatgtatattCCTCAAGCTTGAAGTGGCTCTCCTGGGCGGCGGCCTCTCTGAACACACTCCAATCTGTGCTCCCAAAACAGTCCTGTAGAGCTACTGTagcctcatctgtccacactttgaCTCTTTTAATTGTTGTCTTGACCCTTTAATCAGCTGGGTGTAAGTGGGCTGAAGAAGCAATATGGTCTGATTAACCAAAATGGGGATGGGGAAGGGCTTTGTAGCTGCCAGGAATATTGGTGTAGACGTGGTCCAGCGTGTTTGTTCCTCTGGTGGGGTTGTGGACATGCTGGTACAATTTAGGTAATACTGTTCTGAGATTTGTTTGAATAAAATcaccagcaacaataaaaacaccatcaggttgttttgtcatgtgactgctgATGACCTCATGCAGTTCCTGTAGTGGagtttttgaatttgcatctggaggAATGTAAACACCAACGACAAAAACCCTGGAGAATTCTCTGGGCAGATAGTATGGCCGACATCTCAACATTAAAAATTCCACATTTGGTAAACATTGTCCATCAACTTTagctgcgtttgagcaccaagcattaTTTACGTAGATACACAGTCCTCCTCCCTCGTCTTACTGGACTTAGTGTCCTGTCTGTGCGGAATAAACTCCTCCCGTCAAGTGTGACCGCTTCCTCAGGGACGCTGCTGTGCaagttaatatttatattaaactaAGTTGTATCATTTGCTTGTGAGACAGTTGTATCTAACACGCACACAAGAAATTAGGGCAACATTTTCATTATGTGGTTTAATGTAATAATTCATTACATGTATTTGCCTCTTGCTGTACTGCCCACCAGAATCTGCCTGAGTCGAACCCAGTGAGAATGGAAGAGACGAGAAAGAGGAACGCTCTGGTGATGCAGGCACTCAAGGAA
This genomic window contains:
- the LOC123961049 gene encoding ubiquinol-cytochrome-c reductase complex assembly factor 3, translated to MSGLRTVLSSAAVAALLGIGYGMWCAIASGEDRRRELIKNLPESNPVRMEETRKRNALVMQALKEAAETNDNIARGFGGPAK